A part of Miscanthus floridulus cultivar M001 chromosome 6, ASM1932011v1, whole genome shotgun sequence genomic DNA contains:
- the LOC136458747 gene encoding uncharacterized protein isoform X1: MVLMAAVENDRRRGAKVTSAQSNPMGPAPRPSSSSRARLHDFSFPTLSWGTHRVLRCSKNGPASSPAPSSPETPSPDKEEKAHRPEGGGGSLLQRQRAAQPPWNLRTRRSATATPTRQAGSDEADEAAQAAERAPEPTAEAKKRAFSIALSKQEIAEDFAAIRGTRPPRRPKKHPRTVQRQLDLLYPGLCLADVAPGSYKIEEVSRFCGV; encoded by the exons ATGGTCCTCATGGCCGCCGTCGAGAAcgaccgccgccgcggcgccaAGGTCACCTCTGCGCAGTCGAATCCCATGGGTCCCGCGCCGCGGCCGTCGTCCTCGTCCCGCGCGCGGCTCCACGATTTCTCCTTCCCCACCCTCAGCTGGGGCACGCACCGCGTGCTCCGCTGCTCCAAGAACGGCCCCGCCTCGTCGCCCGCTCCCTCGTCTCCGGAGACCCCGTCCCCGGACAAGGAGGAGAAGGCCCACCGccccgagggcggcggcggctcgcTGCTGCAGCGCCAGCGCGCCGCTCAGCCGCCGTGGAACCTTCGGACCCGCCGCTCGGCCACCGCCACCCCGACGCGCCAGGCTGGATCGGACGAAGCGGACGAGGCGGCTCAGGCCGCGGAGCGCGCGCCCGAGCCGACGGCGGAGGCGAAGAAGCGGGCGTTCTCCATCGCGCTGTCCAAGCAGGAGATCGCGGAGGACTTCGCGGCGATTCGTGGGACACGGCCCCCGCGCCGGCCCAAGAAGCACCCGCGCACGGTGCAGCGGCAGCTCGAC TTGCTGTACCCGGGATTGTGCCTAGCAGATGTGGCGCCCGGCTCCTACAAGATTGAAGAGGTCTCTCGATTTTGTGGTGTTTGA
- the LOC136458747 gene encoding uncharacterized protein isoform X2: MVLMAAVENDRRRGAKVTSAQSNPMGPAPRPSSSSRARLHDFSFPTLSWGTHRVLRCSKNGPASSPAPSSPETPSPDKEEKAHRPEGGGGSLLQRQRAAQPPWNLRTRRSATATPTRQAGSDEADEAAQAAERAPEPTAEAKKRAFSIALSKQEIAEDFAAIRGTRPPRRPKKHPRTVQRQLDLLYPGLCLADVAPGSYKIEER; encoded by the exons ATGGTCCTCATGGCCGCCGTCGAGAAcgaccgccgccgcggcgccaAGGTCACCTCTGCGCAGTCGAATCCCATGGGTCCCGCGCCGCGGCCGTCGTCCTCGTCCCGCGCGCGGCTCCACGATTTCTCCTTCCCCACCCTCAGCTGGGGCACGCACCGCGTGCTCCGCTGCTCCAAGAACGGCCCCGCCTCGTCGCCCGCTCCCTCGTCTCCGGAGACCCCGTCCCCGGACAAGGAGGAGAAGGCCCACCGccccgagggcggcggcggctcgcTGCTGCAGCGCCAGCGCGCCGCTCAGCCGCCGTGGAACCTTCGGACCCGCCGCTCGGCCACCGCCACCCCGACGCGCCAGGCTGGATCGGACGAAGCGGACGAGGCGGCTCAGGCCGCGGAGCGCGCGCCCGAGCCGACGGCGGAGGCGAAGAAGCGGGCGTTCTCCATCGCGCTGTCCAAGCAGGAGATCGCGGAGGACTTCGCGGCGATTCGTGGGACACGGCCCCCGCGCCGGCCCAAGAAGCACCCGCGCACGGTGCAGCGGCAGCTCGAC TTGCTGTACCCGGGATTGTGCCTAGCAGATGTGGCGCCCGGCTCCTACAAGATTGAAGAG AGGTGA